A stretch of Malus sylvestris chromosome 11, drMalSylv7.2, whole genome shotgun sequence DNA encodes these proteins:
- the LOC126591466 gene encoding uncharacterized protein LOC126591466: protein MSAACRAWIVAASIGAVEALKDQGVCRWNGVLRAVHHHAKSNIRSYSQAKTLSDSSSSAISMTMQRSQEDKLRKVMELNCWGPNTIRF from the coding sequence atgagTGCAGCGTGCAGAGCTTGGATTGTGGCAGCAAGTATTGGAGCAGTTGAGGCACTGAAAGACCAAGGAGTCTGCAGGTGGAATGGGGTTCTGAGAGCAGTCCACCACCATGCCAAGAGCAACATCAGATCCTATTCCCAAGCCAAGACACTCTCCGACTCTTCGTCTTCTGCAATTTCTATGACGATGCAGAGATCACAGGAAGACAAGTTGAGAAAAGTCATGGAATTGAACTGTTGGGGTCCAAATACCATAAGATTTTAG
- the LOC126591465 gene encoding uncharacterized protein LOC126591465 — MSAACRAWIVAASIGAVEALKDQGVCRWNGVLRSVHQHVKNNIRSYSQVKKLSDSSSSAISMKMQRSQEDKLRKVMELNCWGPNTIRF, encoded by the coding sequence ATGAGTGCAGCGTGCAGAGCTTGGATTGTGGCAGCAAGTATTGGAGCAGTTGAGGCACTCAAAGACCAAGGAGTCTGCAGGTGGAATGGGGTTCTGAGATCAGTCCACCAACATGTCAAGAACAACATCAGATCCTATTCCCAAGTCAAGAAACTCTCCGACTCTTCGTCTTCTGCAATTTCTATGAAGATGCAGAGATCACAGGAAGACAAGTTGAGAAAAGTCATGGAATTGAACTGTTGGGGTCCTAATACCATAAGATTTTAG